The segment GGATTAAAAGCTTTAGAAAGTTTTGGGTTAATTCAAAAAGAGATCCGTAGAGGAAAAACGGACATTTATCAACTAACCCCTAGAAATCAATGGAAAACTCCCGAAAAAATCGAAGAATTAGAAGCAGAAAGAAAAAAAGTCAAAGAAACCTTAGCTGCAAAATTTGCTAGTTCAAAACAAATTAAAATTAATCAAATCGAATCTTAATATTCACTTATTTCTCAAAAACCCTTGTTAAATTTATGAATACTCAATTATGAAATAAAACTCATGTCAACTATAGTCATTTCAAGTAAGAATGCGACAAAGATTGAGCGACGAAAGCTATCACAACAAGAAACTAGGTGTCTCACTTTAAATTGAAATGACT is part of the Rippkaea orientalis PCC 8801 genome and harbors:
- a CDS encoding helix-turn-helix domain-containing protein translates to MTTPTELPQRMIFVHSDLDLYGLDPYEFRLYAHIARRGKCYSSLKTLAKICNMSVRRAQYGLKALESFGLIQKEIRRGKTDIYQLTPRNQWKTPEKIEELEAERKKVKETLAAKFASSKQIKINQIES